From the Brachyhypopomus gauderio isolate BG-103 chromosome 5, BGAUD_0.2, whole genome shotgun sequence genome, one window contains:
- the pnpla8 gene encoding calcium-independent phospholipase A2-gamma, translating into MSRIKSTLTSVSKAISGTVNTELLSKITRIRPSAASLRKTMQVKVEYPESESGVVVNVAAPKEEVDSKDISGDALKLSVSPAMPPGVVSTAVAKQMRQHFQPAAFTVDMDETCSQLNEHVNTYFGSQDENRPQQRVRDATMLPSMTHYAETKENGPMPQPVAQKIDPDPPTTPSLPTTGSTLPVIPTTEKKGISQYLSYKRPNMQAFMGNYIAPLVPKFRADSTDKDKAPDVGKVQNSEHAETKALEEEKAQTVLSQKEKIRARVGVDNKTRALVQSIRKVTKMKITIHRVEELSYHLLEFPETRGVAVTERVIPCLLRLRQMQDSDLQAAVRQALALVGYTDPVKGRGIRVLSIDGGGTRGLVALQTLHRLESLTGKPIYQLFDYICGVSTGAILAFMLGVYRIPLPECEELYRKLGSDVFKQNLIVGTVKMGWSHAFYDSQIWEDILKERLGHSIMIETAKDSDCPKVAAVSTIVNRGLPLKAYVFRNYSFLPGVRFHYLGGCQHMMWQAIRASSAAPGYFQEYVLGNDLHQDGGLLINNPTALAIHECKCLWPNTPLQCVVSLGTGRYEPASKSATGTSTSLKTKLTHVISSATDTEEVHTMLDALLPPDTYFRFNPYMSEDIPLDESRRERLNFLQAEGQRYLERNEAKLKKAAGVLSQNKSAIQRLAEWLQLKADMYDGLPFHSKL; encoded by the exons ATGTCGCGCATCAAGAGCACACTGACCTCTGTCTCCAAAGCCATTAGTGGGACAGTGAACACAGAGCTCCTCTCCAAGATAACACGCATCCGCCCCAGCGCTGCCTCCCTGCGCAAGACCATGCAGGTCAAAGTGGAGTACCCCGAGTCTGAATCCGGTGTGGTTGTGAATGTGGCAGCACCCAAAGAGGAAGTGGACAGCAAAGACATCAGCGGAGATGCCCTCAAACTATCTGTTAGTCCAGCCATGCCCCCAGGGGTCGTGTCCACGGCAGTAGCCAAACAGATGCGGCAACATTTCCAGCCAGCGGCTTTCACCGTGGACATGGATGAGACCTGTAGCCAGTTGAATGAGCATGTCAACACATACTTTGGGAGCCAAGATGAAAACAGGCCTCAACAAAGGGTCAGAGACGCCACAATGCTTCCAAGCATGACTCACTATGCTGAGACAAAGGAAAATGGGCCTATGCCACAGCCTGTGGCTCAGAAAATTGACCCagacccacccaccacaccgaGTCTCCCAACCACAGGGAGCACATTGCCAGTTATCCCGACTACAGAGAAAAAAGGCATCAGCCAGTACTTGTCTTACAAGAGGCCAAACATGCAAGCTTTTATGGGAAATTACATTGCCCCACTGGTTCCCAAGTTCAGGGCTGATTCCACTGATAAGGACAAGGCCCCTGATGTGGGCAAGGTTCAGAACTCGGAGCATGCAGAGACCAAGGCGCTGGAGGAGGAAAAGGCCCAAACTGTGCTCTCCCAGAAGGAAAAG ATCAGAGCACGTGTGGGTGTGGATAATAAGACCAGAGCACTGGTCCAGAGTATAAGGAAAGTCACCAAAATGAAGATCACCATCCACAGGGTGGAAGAGCTCAGCTACCACCTGTTGGAGTTCCCTGAGACCAGAGGGGTGGCTGTCACC GAGAGAGTTATCCCATGTCTGCTACGCTTGCGTCAGATGCAGGACTCTGATCTGCAGGCTGCGGTGAGGCAGGCTCTGGCTCTAGTGGGCTACACTGACCCTGTCAAGGGCAGGGGCATCCGCGTCCTCTCCATCGATGGTGGAGGGACAAG GGGACTTGTTGCACTGCAGACTTTGCACAGGCTGGAGAGCCTCACTGGGAAGCCCATCTATCAGTTGTTTGATTACATCTGTGGAGTCAGCACAG GTGCCATCCTGGCCTTCATGCTGGGCGTGTACCGCATCCCTCTGCCTGAGTGTGAGGAGCTCTACAGGAAGCTGGGCTCCGACGTCTTCAAGCAGAACCTGATCGTCGGCACAGTGAAAATGGGCTGGAGCCACGCCTTCTACGACAGCCAGATCTGGGAGGACATCCTCAA GGAGAGATTGGGGCATAGTATTATGATTGAAACCGCCAAAGACTCAGATTGTCCAAAG GTGGCAGCAGTGAGCACCATAGTAAACAGAGGGCTGCCATTGAAGGCTTATGTCTTCAGGAACTACAGCTTCCTTCCAGGGGTACGCTTCCATTATCTAGGCGGCTGTCAGCATATGATGTGGCAGGCAATCCGAGCTTCATCTGCAGCCCCAGGATACTTCCAGGAGTATGTGCTTGGGAACGACCTGCACCAG GACGGCGGGTTGTTAATCAACAACCCAACGGCACTGGCCATCCATGAATGCAAGTGTCTGTGGCCCAACACGCCACTGCAATGCGTGGTGTCCCTCGGCACCGGCCGATACGAGCCCGCCAGTAAGAGTGCCACTGGTACCTCCACCAGCCTGAAGACAAAGCTCACCCATGTCATCAGCAGTGCCACGGACACCGAGG AGGTCCACACAATGCTAGACGCCCTCCTTCCCCCCGACACCTACTTCCGCTTCAATCCATACATGAGCGAGGACATCCCATTGGACGAGAGCCGGCGGGAGAGGCTCAACTTCCTGCAGGCAGAGGGCCAGCGCTACCTGGAGCGTAACGAGGCCAAACTGAAGAAGGCTGCTGGCGTACTGTCTCAGAACAAGAGCGCCATCCAGAGGCTGGCAGAGTGGTTGCAGCTTAAGGCCGACATGTATGACGGGCTCCCCTTCCACTCCAAACTGTAA